A genomic stretch from Arthrobacter sp. KBS0702 includes:
- a CDS encoding murein hydrolase activator EnvC: protein MRVSIVPAALLLMLVPAQAVAPEFPAGGWSWPLSPRPAVLRSFEPPDRPWLSGHRGVDLRAAYDGAPVTAPAPGRVSFVGVVVDRPVLTIDHGNGLRSSFEPVESTLRPGDAVAEGAVLGRALPGHCGGTPCIHWGVREADAYLNPLAFVMDLRPSILLPPVDPGSGLGGSG, encoded by the coding sequence ATGAGGGTTTCGATCGTCCCGGCAGCGCTGCTGCTTATGCTGGTCCCGGCGCAGGCGGTGGCGCCCGAATTCCCGGCCGGAGGCTGGAGCTGGCCGCTCTCCCCCAGGCCGGCCGTGCTCCGCTCCTTCGAGCCGCCGGACCGCCCGTGGCTCAGCGGCCACCGCGGCGTGGACCTGCGGGCGGCGTACGACGGCGCCCCGGTCACCGCTCCGGCGCCGGGCCGCGTCAGTTTCGTGGGCGTTGTGGTGGACCGCCCGGTGCTCACTATCGACCACGGCAACGGCCTGCGGAGCAGTTTCGAACCCGTGGAAAGCACCCTCCGGCCCGGCGACGCCGTGGCCGAGGGTGCGGTGTTGGGACGGGCGCTGCCCGGCCACTGCGGCGGAACACCGTGCATCCACTGGGGCGTCCGGGAGGCTGATGCGTACCTCAATCCGCTGGCCTTCGTGATGGACCTGCGGCCCTCCATCCTGCTTCCGCCCGTGGACCCCGGCTCGGGGCTGGGCGGCTCCGGATGA
- the rpsB gene encoding 30S ribosomal protein S2, with product MPVVTMRQLLDSGVHFGHQTRRWNPKMKRFIFTERNGIYIIDLQQSLSYIDRAYEFVKATVAHGGTVLFVGTKKQAQEAIAEQATRVGQPYVNQRWLGGMLTNFQTVSKRIQRMKELEEIDFDDVAGSAYTKKELLLLRRELTKLETNLGGIRNLTKAPSLLWVVDTKKEHLAVDEAKKLNIPVVAILDTNCDPDEVDFPIPGNDDAIRSVNLLTRVVADAVAEGLIARNQRATGTTEAPEEPLAEWERELLEGSKAEEAAAPAAAEAAAPEAAKAPAAEEAPAADAAEAAPAADEAK from the coding sequence ATGCCCGTCGTAACTATGCGCCAGCTGCTTGACAGCGGCGTCCACTTTGGACACCAGACCCGTCGTTGGAACCCGAAGATGAAGCGTTTCATCTTCACGGAGCGCAACGGCATCTACATCATTGACCTGCAGCAGTCGCTGTCCTACATCGACCGTGCCTACGAGTTCGTGAAGGCTACCGTTGCGCACGGCGGCACCGTCCTCTTCGTCGGCACCAAGAAGCAGGCACAGGAAGCCATTGCCGAGCAGGCAACCCGCGTCGGCCAGCCCTACGTCAACCAGCGTTGGCTCGGCGGTATGCTGACCAACTTCCAGACGGTCTCCAAGCGCATCCAGCGCATGAAGGAACTCGAAGAGATCGACTTCGACGACGTCGCCGGTTCCGCGTACACCAAGAAGGAACTGCTGCTCCTTCGCCGTGAGCTGACCAAGCTGGAGACCAACCTCGGCGGTATCCGCAACCTGACCAAGGCGCCTTCGCTCCTCTGGGTTGTCGACACCAAGAAGGAACACCTCGCCGTTGACGAGGCCAAGAAGCTGAACATCCCGGTTGTTGCCATCCTGGACACCAACTGCGATCCGGACGAAGTCGACTTCCCGATCCCGGGCAACGACGACGCCATCCGCTCCGTCAACCTGCTGACCCGCGTTGTCGCCGACGCCGTTGCTGAGGGCCTCATCGCCCGCAACCAGCGCGCCACCGGCACCACGGAAGCTCCGGAAGAGCCGCTGGCCGAGTGGGAGCGCGAGCTCCTCGAAGGCAGCAAGGCCGAAGAGGCCGCCGCTCCGGCCGCCGCTGAAGCTGCTGCTCCGGAGGCCGCCAAGGCTCCCGCCGCTGAAGAGGCTCCGGCCGCTGACGCTGCCGAGGCTGCTCCGGCCGCCGACGAAGCCAAGTAG
- the tsf gene encoding translation elongation factor Ts: MANYTAADIKALRERTGAGMMDVKKALDEANGDAEKAIEIIRIKGLKGATKREGRSTAEGLVAAKVDGGVGVMIEVNCETDFVAKADKFIQLADKVLAVAVESGAADLDTLLATEVDGKPLSEVVIEEGAVLGEKVVVRRIARIEAPTVDAYLHKTSKDLPAQVGVLFAVDGEGEAASTAAHDVAVHIAAMSPNYLTREDVPSELVESERRIAEETAKAEGKPEAAMTKIVEGRVTGFYKGEVLVDQAFAKDAKKSVAQVLEEAGVKATAFTRFRVGS; encoded by the coding sequence ATGGCGAACTACACTGCCGCTGATATCAAGGCTCTGCGCGAGCGCACCGGCGCCGGCATGATGGATGTCAAGAAGGCTCTTGACGAAGCCAACGGTGACGCCGAGAAGGCCATCGAAATCATCCGCATCAAGGGCCTCAAGGGCGCTACCAAGCGCGAAGGCCGCTCCACCGCAGAAGGCCTGGTTGCTGCCAAGGTCGACGGCGGCGTCGGCGTGATGATCGAGGTCAACTGCGAGACCGACTTCGTCGCCAAGGCTGACAAGTTCATCCAGCTCGCCGACAAGGTGCTCGCTGTTGCTGTCGAGTCCGGCGCTGCCGACCTCGACACCCTGCTGGCCACCGAGGTAGACGGCAAGCCGCTCTCCGAGGTTGTCATCGAGGAAGGCGCAGTGCTGGGCGAGAAGGTTGTCGTCCGCCGCATCGCCCGCATCGAGGCCCCCACGGTCGACGCGTACCTGCACAAGACCTCCAAGGACCTCCCGGCCCAGGTCGGCGTGCTGTTCGCTGTCGACGGCGAAGGTGAAGCTGCTTCAACCGCCGCCCACGACGTCGCCGTGCACATCGCCGCGATGTCCCCGAACTACCTGACCCGCGAGGACGTTCCGTCCGAGCTGGTCGAGTCCGAGCGCCGCATTGCCGAGGAAACCGCCAAGGCCGAGGGCAAGCCCGAAGCAGCGATGACCAAGATTGTGGAAGGCCGCGTTACCGGCTTCTACAAGGGCGAGGTCCTCGTTGACCAGGCGTTCGCCAAGGATGCCAAGAAGTCCGTCGCGCAGGTCCTCGAAGAGGCCGGCGTCAAGGCAACCGCATTCACGCGTTTCCGCGTTGGTTCCTAA
- the pyrH gene encoding UMP kinase, whose amino-acid sequence MDTVNNSAQPKKTRRRVLLKLSGEVFGGGKLGVDPDTVRGVAKQIAAAVPDVEVAIVVGGGNFFRGAELSQSGMDRSRADYMGMLGTVMNCLALQDFLEQAGVETRVQSAITMGQVAEAYIPRRAIRHMEKGRVVIFGAGAGLPYFSTDTVAAQRAMEVHADVVLMAKSGVDGVYTADPKKDPAAEKLHRLSYDEALRRDIRVMDQTAMTMCKDNNLTMVVFGMEGEGNVTRAIRGEDLGTVVTP is encoded by the coding sequence ATGGATACCGTCAACAATTCTGCCCAGCCAAAGAAGACCAGGCGCCGCGTACTCTTGAAGCTTTCCGGCGAGGTCTTCGGCGGCGGCAAACTGGGCGTTGACCCGGACACCGTCCGCGGGGTAGCAAAGCAGATCGCGGCGGCCGTCCCGGACGTCGAGGTGGCCATTGTCGTCGGCGGCGGGAACTTCTTCCGCGGCGCCGAACTGTCGCAGAGCGGCATGGACCGCTCCCGCGCCGACTACATGGGGATGCTCGGCACCGTGATGAACTGCCTCGCCCTCCAGGACTTCCTGGAACAGGCCGGCGTGGAGACCCGCGTGCAGAGCGCCATCACCATGGGCCAGGTGGCCGAGGCGTACATTCCGCGCCGCGCCATCCGCCACATGGAAAAGGGCCGCGTCGTGATCTTCGGCGCCGGCGCCGGACTGCCGTACTTCTCCACCGACACCGTCGCGGCGCAGCGTGCCATGGAGGTGCACGCCGACGTCGTCCTGATGGCCAAGAGCGGGGTCGACGGCGTCTACACGGCCGACCCGAAGAAGGACCCCGCCGCGGAGAAGCTGCACCGCCTCAGCTACGACGAGGCCCTGCGGCGCGACATCCGGGTCATGGACCAGACCGCAATGACGATGTGCAAGGACAACAACCTGACCATGGTGGTGTTCGGCATGGAGGGTGAAGGCAACGTCACCCGGGCCATCCGGGGCGAGGACCTGGGCACCGTCGTCACCCCCTAG
- the frr gene encoding ribosome recycling factor, with protein MIEETLLEAGDKMDKAVEVAKEDFASIRTGRATPGLYNKVLVDYYGSPTPLQQLASFAVPDARTILITPFDKTALRDIERALSDSEVGANPSNDGNVIRITIPELTKERRKEYVKIVKSKGEDAKVSIRNIRRKAKETLDKLVKDGEAGEDEGTRGEKELDALTKAHVDGIDELLKRKEAELLEV; from the coding sequence GTGATCGAAGAAACCTTGCTCGAAGCCGGGGACAAGATGGACAAGGCGGTTGAGGTAGCCAAGGAAGACTTCGCCTCGATCCGCACGGGCCGCGCGACGCCGGGCCTCTACAACAAAGTCCTGGTGGACTACTACGGTTCACCGACGCCGCTGCAGCAGCTGGCCTCCTTCGCCGTCCCGGATGCGCGCACCATCCTCATCACGCCGTTCGACAAGACCGCCCTGCGGGACATCGAACGCGCGCTCAGCGACTCCGAGGTCGGCGCCAACCCCTCCAACGACGGCAACGTCATCCGGATCACCATCCCGGAGCTGACCAAGGAACGCCGCAAGGAATACGTCAAGATCGTCAAGTCCAAGGGCGAGGACGCCAAAGTGTCCATCCGCAACATCCGCCGCAAGGCCAAGGAGACCCTGGACAAGCTGGTCAAGGACGGCGAAGCAGGCGAGGACGAGGGCACCCGCGGCGAGAAGGAACTCGACGCCCTGACGAAGGCCCACGTCGACGGCATCGACGAGCTGCTCAAGCGCAAGGAAGCCGAGCTGCTCGAGGTCTAA
- a CDS encoding phosphatidate cytidylyltransferase, with the protein MGDEQQASGPRVRARGRERKNPTPKAGRNLPAATAVGLAMLFAVLGGLLFLPLAFVLIVTTFAIFGVWEVFRALEASGTRLPIIPAMTGTVAMPLAAYFGGTESLLFALLLSSVAVLLWRSLEGAAGSARSIFAGVFTLAWVPFLISFAVLPLHATGGAAPIGPWPGGVIPVGAWQIGTLLLLVVSNDTFGYLVGASLGKHPMAPKISPKKSWEGFGGSVAGAVMVGVLASIFFLGEPWWFGAALAVGLVAAATAGDLAESMVKRELGIKDMGNSLPGHGGVMDRLDSIVFASPVAFMIFAAAGG; encoded by the coding sequence ATGGGGGACGAACAGCAGGCGTCCGGACCGCGCGTCCGGGCGCGGGGGAGAGAGCGGAAGAACCCGACGCCCAAAGCCGGCAGGAACCTTCCTGCCGCGACGGCGGTGGGCCTTGCCATGCTCTTCGCCGTGCTCGGCGGCCTGCTGTTCCTGCCCCTGGCCTTTGTGTTGATCGTCACGACCTTCGCCATCTTCGGCGTCTGGGAGGTGTTCCGGGCGCTGGAAGCCTCCGGCACGCGCCTGCCGATCATCCCGGCCATGACGGGCACCGTGGCGATGCCGCTCGCGGCCTACTTCGGTGGCACCGAAAGCCTCCTCTTCGCGCTGCTGCTCAGCAGCGTCGCGGTCCTCTTGTGGCGCTCCCTGGAGGGGGCGGCCGGTTCCGCGCGCAGCATCTTCGCCGGCGTGTTCACGCTGGCGTGGGTGCCGTTCCTGATCAGCTTCGCCGTGCTGCCGCTGCATGCCACCGGCGGGGCGGCTCCGATCGGGCCGTGGCCCGGCGGGGTCATACCCGTAGGGGCCTGGCAGATCGGCACCCTGCTCCTACTGGTGGTCTCCAACGACACCTTCGGCTACCTCGTGGGCGCCTCGCTGGGCAAGCACCCGATGGCGCCGAAGATCAGTCCGAAGAAGTCCTGGGAGGGCTTTGGCGGGTCCGTTGCCGGCGCCGTGATGGTCGGCGTCCTGGCCAGCATCTTCTTCCTCGGCGAGCCGTGGTGGTTCGGGGCGGCCCTAGCCGTGGGACTGGTGGCCGCGGCCACGGCCGGCGACCTGGCCGAGTCCATGGTCAAGCGCGAGCTCGGCATCAAGGACATGGGCAACAGCCTGCCCGGCCACGGGGGAGTGATGGACAGACTCGACTCGATTGTCTTCGCCTCTCCGGTGGCGTTTATGATCTTCGCCGCCGCCGGCGGCTAG
- a CDS encoding DivIVA domain-containing protein, translated as MDIHRQIPASFDRVQRNQYGYNAKQVDQFLQRARVSFETPHAASRAIKSADVRAVSFDPVKGGYAASGVDAALDRLEDALARRERDELIAERGEDAWLRDIGRLAGLLRGRLHRPDGQRFRRPAKGKVRSYNTTDVDDLCHELIGYLEEDQPLSVDNVRRATFRPAVGREGYEESQVDAFLDRVVELMAAID; from the coding sequence GTGGACATTCACCGGCAGATCCCTGCCTCCTTTGACCGCGTGCAGCGGAACCAGTACGGCTACAACGCCAAGCAGGTGGACCAGTTCCTGCAGCGCGCACGGGTATCGTTTGAAACACCGCACGCCGCGTCACGGGCGATCAAGAGCGCTGACGTCCGGGCGGTGTCCTTCGACCCGGTCAAGGGCGGCTACGCGGCGTCCGGCGTGGACGCGGCCTTGGACCGCCTGGAGGACGCCCTGGCCCGCCGGGAACGCGACGAACTCATCGCTGAGCGCGGCGAAGACGCCTGGCTGCGCGACATCGGCCGCCTCGCCGGCCTGCTCCGCGGCCGCCTGCACCGCCCGGACGGGCAGCGCTTCCGGCGCCCCGCCAAGGGCAAGGTGCGCAGCTACAACACGACCGACGTCGACGACCTTTGCCACGAGCTGATCGGCTACCTCGAAGAGGACCAGCCGCTCAGCGTGGACAACGTCCGCCGCGCCACCTTCCGGCCCGCCGTCGGGCGCGAAGGCTACGAGGAAAGCCAAGTCGACGCCTTCCTGGACCGCGTCGTCGAACTCATGGCCGCCATCGACTGA
- a CDS encoding cation acetate symporter, producing MNPVVGIAAFAAVSLATAVIGFYGLRISRTTGDFYVASRTVRPWWNASAIGGEYLSAASFLGVAGLILLSGTDALWYPVGYTAGYLMLLLFVAAPLRRSGAYTIPDFTEARLDSRAVRRVTSFVVVVVGWLYIVPQLHGAALAIRITTGLPAWVGQVAVVAVVCVTVVSGGMRSITFVQAFQYWLKLTALAVPVLFILFVLAGNGSQAVAESNVNPTALAPAGPYQNISLLVALLFGTLGLPHVLVRFYTNPDGQSARRTTLIVLGLLSVFYLFPTAYGLMGRMFAPGLAQSGQADALVLLLPGRLVGGAAGDLLSALVVAGAFAAFLSTTSGLVVSLAGVISQDILGGSVRGFRLAALLSAVVPLGIAAMTDSTALAGSVGLVFAFTASTICPVLLLGIWWRGLTDTGAIAGMLTGAVLCGGAMLAGAVLGPAGTPPWLAQPAAWTVPAAFAVMVLVSRATRGRVPRTITRLMTRLHTPERPLATER from the coding sequence GTGAACCCGGTCGTCGGCATTGCAGCCTTCGCGGCCGTTTCCTTGGCCACCGCCGTGATCGGCTTCTACGGCCTGCGGATCTCACGCACCACCGGGGACTTCTACGTCGCTTCCCGCACGGTGCGGCCCTGGTGGAACGCCTCGGCGATCGGCGGCGAGTACCTCTCCGCGGCCAGTTTCCTCGGCGTCGCCGGCCTGATCCTGCTCTCCGGCACCGACGCGCTGTGGTACCCGGTGGGCTACACCGCCGGGTACCTGATGCTCCTGCTGTTCGTGGCCGCGCCGCTTCGGCGCTCCGGCGCCTACACGATTCCCGACTTCACCGAGGCCCGGCTGGATTCCCGGGCCGTCCGGAGGGTGACCAGCTTCGTGGTGGTGGTCGTCGGGTGGCTCTACATCGTCCCGCAGTTGCACGGGGCGGCGCTGGCCATCCGGATCACTACGGGGCTGCCGGCCTGGGTGGGGCAAGTGGCCGTGGTCGCCGTCGTCTGCGTGACCGTGGTGTCCGGCGGGATGCGCTCCATTACCTTCGTCCAGGCGTTCCAGTACTGGCTGAAGCTGACCGCGCTGGCGGTGCCGGTGCTGTTTATCCTGTTCGTCCTGGCCGGGAACGGCTCGCAGGCGGTCGCCGAATCGAACGTGAACCCGACGGCACTGGCCCCCGCGGGCCCGTACCAGAACATCTCGCTGCTGGTGGCGCTGCTGTTCGGGACCCTCGGCCTGCCGCACGTGCTGGTGCGCTTCTACACCAACCCTGACGGGCAGTCGGCGCGCCGGACCACTCTGATCGTGCTGGGCCTGCTCTCGGTCTTCTACCTGTTCCCGACGGCGTACGGGCTGATGGGCCGGATGTTCGCCCCGGGCCTGGCGCAGAGCGGGCAGGCGGATGCCCTGGTCCTGCTGCTGCCGGGGCGGCTGGTCGGCGGCGCGGCCGGGGACCTGCTCTCCGCGCTGGTGGTGGCCGGGGCGTTCGCGGCCTTCCTCTCGACCACCTCGGGCCTGGTGGTCTCGCTGGCGGGCGTCATCAGCCAGGACATCCTGGGCGGCAGCGTGCGCGGGTTCCGGCTCGCCGCGCTGCTCTCGGCGGTGGTGCCGTTGGGGATTGCGGCCATGACGGATTCCACGGCGCTGGCCGGCAGCGTGGGCCTGGTCTTTGCGTTCACGGCCTCGACCATCTGTCCGGTGCTGTTGCTGGGCATCTGGTGGCGGGGACTGACCGACACCGGCGCGATCGCCGGGATGCTGACCGGGGCCGTGTTGTGCGGCGGGGCCATGCTGGCCGGCGCCGTGCTGGGCCCCGCTGGAACACCACCATGGCTCGCGCAACCGGCCGCCTGGACGGTTCCTGCGGCCTTCGCGGTGATGGTTCTGGTGTCCCGGGCAACCCGTGGCCGGGTTCCGCGGACCATCACGCGGCTGATGACCCGGCTGCACACTCCGGAACGGCCGCTGGCGACCGAGCGGTAA
- a CDS encoding LytTR family DNA-binding domain-containing protein produces MINVLVADDELPAVEELAFLLGRDDRIGAIHRASSGAEALRALEAEDVDAVFLDIHMPALSGLDIARVISRSSRPPAVVFVTADEDCALEAFELAAVDYLLKPVRAERLARSIGRISELIRDGAPPPEMITVDLGGTTKMIRRDDVTYVQAQGDYARLHTADASYLIRVPLADLEQQWADAGFLRIHRSYLIALSHLSHMKLAAARPSVTVAGAELPISRRHLPSVREKLEATRIRPQA; encoded by the coding sequence ATGATTAACGTCCTCGTCGCCGATGACGAGCTGCCCGCCGTCGAGGAGCTGGCTTTCCTGCTGGGCCGGGACGACCGGATCGGCGCCATCCACCGCGCCTCCTCCGGCGCCGAGGCGCTGCGCGCCTTGGAGGCGGAGGACGTCGATGCCGTCTTCCTGGACATCCACATGCCGGCCCTCTCCGGTCTCGACATCGCTCGGGTGATCTCCCGCAGCAGCCGGCCGCCCGCCGTCGTCTTTGTGACCGCGGACGAGGACTGCGCCCTGGAGGCGTTCGAACTGGCCGCCGTGGACTATCTGCTCAAGCCGGTTCGCGCCGAGCGGCTGGCCAGGTCGATCGGCCGGATCAGCGAGCTGATCCGCGACGGCGCCCCGCCGCCGGAGATGATCACCGTGGACCTCGGCGGTACCACCAAGATGATCCGGCGCGACGACGTCACCTATGTCCAGGCGCAGGGCGACTACGCCCGGCTGCACACCGCCGATGCGAGCTACCTGATCCGCGTGCCGCTGGCGGACCTCGAACAGCAGTGGGCCGATGCCGGCTTCCTGCGCATCCACCGTTCCTACCTGATCGCCCTGAGCCACCTCAGCCACATGAAGCTCGCCGCGGCGCGTCCGAGCGTGACCGTGGCCGGGGCCGAGCTGCCGATCAGCCGCCGGCACCTGCCGTCCGTCCGGGAGAAGCTCGAGGCGACCCGGATCCGGCCGCAGGCATGA
- a CDS encoding sensor histidine kinase codes for MPDSPLFTAAAIAVIALAIAVVVAVGLKVLRSFRELGTDVERATYKTLHAASRAGQYLRTGLNPAGAAKASRQLRSLLGCDALAITDTAGVLAWDGADEALKPALMGLAAKVLEGGHTAVIPAGELQLLTAGGASRPLAEGVERAVVIAPIKAGTRVVGVVAAFAPAAGAGLVRATGEVADWVATQVELAELDASRTLLMEAEVRALRAQISPHFIYNSLNAIASFINTDPVRARELVVEFADFTRYSFRRHGDFTTLAEELRCIDRYLLLERARFGERVQVSLRIAPEVLSTVIPFLSLQPLVENAVRHGLEAKEGPGHITITANDSGAFAEVTIEDDGVGMDPEKLRAVLAGHGEGDHVGLRNVDARLRQVYGEDNGLVIETAPGEGTLITMRVPKSQPRHDA; via the coding sequence ATGCCGGACTCTCCCCTGTTTACCGCCGCGGCGATCGCCGTGATCGCCCTGGCGATCGCCGTCGTCGTGGCCGTCGGACTCAAGGTCCTGCGCTCTTTCCGCGAACTGGGCACCGACGTCGAACGCGCCACCTACAAGACGCTGCACGCCGCCTCCCGGGCCGGGCAGTATCTGCGCACCGGCCTCAACCCGGCGGGCGCGGCGAAAGCGAGCCGGCAGTTGCGCAGCCTGCTTGGCTGCGACGCCCTGGCGATCACCGATACCGCGGGCGTGCTGGCCTGGGACGGTGCCGACGAGGCGCTCAAACCCGCCCTGATGGGACTGGCCGCCAAGGTGCTCGAGGGCGGCCACACCGCCGTGATTCCGGCCGGGGAACTGCAGCTGCTCACCGCAGGCGGGGCATCCCGGCCGCTGGCGGAGGGCGTGGAGCGCGCTGTCGTGATCGCCCCGATCAAGGCCGGCACCCGGGTGGTGGGCGTGGTGGCCGCCTTCGCCCCGGCCGCGGGCGCTGGGCTGGTCCGCGCCACCGGCGAAGTGGCCGACTGGGTGGCTACGCAGGTGGAGCTGGCCGAGCTGGACGCCTCCCGGACCCTGCTGATGGAGGCCGAGGTCCGTGCGCTCCGGGCCCAGATCAGCCCGCACTTCATCTACAACTCGCTGAACGCGATCGCCTCCTTCATCAACACCGATCCGGTGCGAGCCCGGGAACTGGTGGTGGAATTCGCCGACTTCACCCGCTATTCCTTCCGCCGCCACGGCGACTTCACCACCCTCGCGGAGGAACTGCGGTGCATCGACCGGTACCTGCTGCTGGAGCGGGCGCGCTTCGGCGAGCGGGTCCAGGTGAGCCTGCGGATCGCGCCCGAGGTGCTCAGCACCGTCATCCCCTTCCTGAGCCTGCAGCCGCTGGTCGAGAACGCGGTCCGGCATGGCCTGGAGGCCAAGGAGGGTCCGGGACACATCACCATCACGGCGAACGATTCGGGCGCCTTTGCCGAGGTGACCATCGAGGACGACGGCGTCGGAATGGATCCGGAGAAGCTGCGGGCCGTCCTCGCCGGGCATGGAGAGGGCGACCATGTGGGGCTGCGGAACGTCGACGCCCGGCTGCGTCAGGTCTACGGCGAGGACAACGGCCTGGTCATCGAGACGGCGCCGGGCGAAGGCACGCTGATCACCATGCGGGTGCCCAAGTCCCAGCCGCGGCATGACGCCTGA
- a CDS encoding DUF485 domain-containing protein produces MGHDAQHTDAAAPVDFKEVQSTERFQELRKRHRSFVFPMAIAFLLWYFAYVLLADYAVGFMSTKVWGNINVGLILGLLQFVSTFAITGWYVSYSNRKLDPIASEIRHEIEGHEFDKHGNPVSGTAK; encoded by the coding sequence ATGGGTCACGACGCCCAACATACGGACGCAGCGGCGCCCGTGGACTTCAAGGAAGTCCAGTCGACGGAGCGGTTCCAGGAACTGCGCAAACGTCACCGCAGCTTTGTCTTCCCGATGGCCATCGCATTCCTGCTGTGGTACTTCGCCTACGTCCTGCTGGCCGACTACGCGGTGGGCTTTATGTCCACCAAGGTCTGGGGCAACATCAACGTCGGCCTGATCCTGGGCCTGCTGCAGTTCGTGTCCACGTTCGCCATCACCGGCTGGTACGTCAGCTACTCGAACCGGAAACTGGACCCGATCGCCTCCGAGATCCGCCATGAGATCGAAGGCCACGAGTTCGACAAGCACGGCAACCCAGTGAGCGGAACGGCAAAATGA
- a CDS encoding cation acetate symporter, whose translation MTLMVPAVNVAALKDTTLLNMGIFALFVAVTMVIVFRASRNNKTAADYYAAGRSFTGSQNGTAIAGDYLSAASFLGITGAIAINGYDGFMYSIGFLVAWLVALLLVAELLRNTGKFTMADVLSFRLKQRPVRIAAAISTLAVCFFYLLAQMAGAGSLISLLLGISDWGGQALVIIVVGALMIMYVLIGGMKGTTWVQIIKAMLLIAGAAVMTFWVLAIYGFNLSDLLGGAAETAKNPAVLNPGLQYGKSDTSKLDFMSLGLALVLGTAALPHVLMRFYTVPTAKEARKSVVWSIWLIGIFYLFTLVLGYGAAALVGADTIKGAPGGVNSAAPLLAFHLGGPLLLGFISAVAFATILAVVAGLTITAAASFAHDIYANVIAKGKADADTEVKVARRTVVVIGILAIVGGIFANGQNVAFLVALAFAVAASANLPTIVYSLFWRRFTTQGAIWSMYGGLGSAIILIALSPVVSGAKTSMIPGANFAVFPLSNPGIVSIPLAFFLGWLGTILDKKLEDTTKQAEMEVRSLTGVGAEKATNH comes from the coding sequence ATGACACTAATGGTCCCCGCGGTCAACGTCGCCGCCCTCAAAGACACCACCTTGCTGAACATGGGCATCTTCGCCCTCTTCGTCGCGGTCACCATGGTGATCGTGTTCCGCGCCAGCCGCAACAACAAGACGGCGGCCGATTACTATGCCGCCGGCCGCTCGTTCACCGGTTCGCAGAACGGCACCGCGATCGCCGGCGACTACCTTTCCGCCGCATCCTTCCTCGGCATCACCGGAGCCATCGCCATCAACGGCTACGACGGCTTTATGTACTCCATCGGCTTCCTCGTCGCCTGGCTCGTCGCGCTGCTGCTGGTGGCCGAACTGCTGCGCAACACGGGCAAGTTCACCATGGCCGACGTGCTGTCCTTCCGGCTCAAGCAGCGCCCGGTGCGCATCGCCGCCGCCATCTCCACCCTGGCGGTCTGCTTCTTCTACCTCCTGGCCCAGATGGCCGGCGCCGGCAGCCTGATCTCGCTGCTGCTGGGCATCAGCGACTGGGGCGGCCAGGCGCTGGTGATCATCGTCGTCGGCGCCCTGATGATCATGTACGTCCTGATCGGCGGCATGAAGGGCACCACCTGGGTCCAGATCATCAAGGCCATGCTGCTGATCGCCGGCGCGGCCGTGATGACCTTCTGGGTCCTCGCGATCTACGGCTTCAACCTCTCCGACCTGCTCGGCGGCGCCGCGGAAACGGCCAAGAACCCGGCCGTCCTCAACCCGGGCCTGCAGTACGGCAAGTCGGACACGTCCAAGCTGGATTTCATGTCCCTGGGCCTGGCGCTGGTGCTGGGCACCGCCGCCCTGCCGCACGTGCTGATGCGCTTCTACACGGTTCCGACCGCCAAGGAAGCCCGCAAGTCCGTGGTGTGGTCCATCTGGCTGATCGGGATCTTCTACCTGTTCACCCTGGTCCTGGGGTACGGTGCGGCGGCGCTGGTCGGCGCCGACACCATCAAGGGCGCCCCGGGTGGGGTCAACTCGGCCGCGCCGCTGCTGGCCTTCCACCTCGGCGGCCCGCTGCTGCTCGGCTTCATTTCCGCGGTGGCGTTCGCGACCATCCTCGCCGTGGTCGCCGGCCTCACCATCACGGCGGCGGCATCCTTTGCGCACGACATCTACGCCAACGTCATCGCCAAGGGTAAAGCCGACGCCGATACCGAGGTCAAGGTGGCCCGCAGGACCGTGGTGGTCATCGGTATCCTGGCGATCGTCGGCGGCATCTTCGCCAACGGCCAGAACGTCGCCTTCCTGGTGGCGCTGGCCTTCGCGGTGGCGGCGTCGGCCAACCTGCCGACGATCGTGTACTCGCTGTTCTGGCGGAGGTTCACCACCCAGGGCGCTATCTGGAGCATGTACGGCGGCCTCGGCTCCGCCATCATCCTGATCGCGCTCTCCCCGGTGGTTTCCGGCGCCAAGACCTCGATGATCCCGGGGGCCAACTTCGCGGTCTTCCCGCTGAGCAACCCCGGCATCGTCTCCATCCCGCTCGCGTTCTTCCTGGGCTGGCTGGGCACGATCCTGGACAAGAAGCTCGAAGACACCACGAAGCAGGCCGAGATGGAAGTCCGCTCCCTGACCGGGGTGGGCGCCGAAAAGGCTACGAACCACTAG